The genomic interval AATGGCTCCGCGCCATGATCCATCGCAGGCCACCTCTATCCCCGGCCGGACATGCCGCAGTCACAAGTGCACATAGCATTGTCCTCCCGACAGTGGTTCCACCCTTTTCATCACCCAGTTTGTACGGATTCGGGTGGTTCCTACAATCGTATAAAGGTCACCCAGTGGTTCAACACACCGGCGCAATATATGGCTTCGGATCCATGGTCATCTTCCTACCAGACGTAGAGCTCGGCATCACCATCCTAGGGAATAACCTAATGTCCACGAATGCAGTTTCAAGTGTATTAGCTTACCACATAATCGACGAAGTCCTCAACattccagaagaagacaGATTCGACTGGGCTAAAGAGTAACATCCCCTCCCCACCTTCTCCTCAAGTCATACCCTACATCCTACTCAGACCATACTAACAAAGTCCTAGAGCCGAAAAAGCCCTCAACGTCACAATCACCCCGGATCCACGAACCCTCTACCCAACAATCCCCAATCCACCCCTCCACCCACCTCTCCCTCTAACCAGCATCACGGGTTTATACACCCACCCAGCTTACCCAACCCTAAACTTCACAGAGAAATGCTCGCAGAAATCCATCATACCACCTCTAACGAACGCCACAACAGTCCCAAGGCTTTGTATGTTTTTTGTAGATCCTGCCGAACTGCCGGAGTCGCTTATCATGGAGATCGTGCATGTCTCTGGCGATGATTGGGTCTTTGGGTCTGAGTATGATGGGCTTGCGACGGCCACGAAAGTTCAGGTTAAGGCGGGACCTGATGGGTCGGTTGAACGGCTTGGGATTGAGGCGGATGGGGCTATGGCGGCTTTGGGGGAGAAGATTTGGTGGGATAAGAGTGATTGATCTGGGTCTTTATTGtgttggtggttgtgtttGGATAGGGTATGTTTGGAGGAGGGTAGATTGAATGAGTTTGAACATATGGAGAGGCAGGTCTCCGAGATTGGGGGGTATTGGGCATTAGTTGATTAATGTTTATTATTTCTGCTGGTATCAATAATACATAGAACTGGGTAAACTTGAAGGGCGAAGGTAAGAGTCAATCACGGCTCAGTGTTCGTCGATAATAACCTCGCCGACTCAGCATCCTCCAATGTGCCCCGGCTGTAATTGTCGAATTTAAGCTCCCCAACGAGCGTCTTCACATTACTGCTCCACGTCAGTATATGCGAAAGAGTCATACACGAAAGAACCTACCTCAATAAATCCCTCAAAGTAAAACCCACCACAGACCTCAGCACCTCCAGCGTCACAAATGCCGAAAAAGCCGGATCCTGTACATGGCGAATACTCAACAACTCACCATCAATCCTCTGCAAATGCCTTGCCAAGGGGAACGAATCACCGACAGACAAATACGGCGGCAAGGGCTGGGCATTGGCAAGCGAAGCCGACAAATGGCAAAGTAGCGAGGTTAGAGAATGGGAATGGAAATCGGCAGATTGTAACGCGATCGAGGCGAGCTGCGAGACCCATCTTTCTCCCGAGTTACGAGAACTTTCCGTCTCCCTGGACGAGACATTTAGATGCTGGGTTGTATGTGCCATCAATGCCATGCTGGTTAGCATTCGCTGgatctcggagatgatgTGGTCGTAAGTTTCCTTTGGGAATTTGCCGCCGATTGGGGGCTCGTATGTACTGAAGTGACTGTACGTGCGGAGTTGGTTTAGGAGCatcatttcttctttgaagatTTTGTGTCCGGAGGTTTCGAGCTTGTAGGATGCTGAGCGGGTGTCTTGGCCATTGCTTAGTTCGCCGTGGAGCCAGAGCTCGACGGTTGTGTGCATGCAGCTGTAAAATTTGGCGAGGACGAATAGTGCTCGACCAACGGATTTCCTCAGCGTGGACTTTGCGGTGATCGGGTATGGGAAAATGacccagaagaaggagatggcgCATCCGGCGGCAACGGCGGCGAGTTTGTAGGGTCCGAAGATGTAGATGGGGTAGTATGGTTGGCCGTTGGAGGTTGCGACCTCCATTCCTAGTTTGCGGACCTGGGTTGGTTAGCTATCTTGCGTATGTTCAAGTAACATCGACAGGCCTACCTGTAGTTCATAGCCAACAATGACATTCAGGGTGACGATTGAGATGATGGAAGGGCCGAAGTATTGAGGGACGTTCACGTAGAAATAGTACTATGGAGCAACCGTGAGAAATAGAATGAGTCGAGAATGAATGAAGTCTTACCTCAAATACATTTGCCAGATATAGAAATACAATGACGCCGGGAGTTTTCTGATCGACAATGTACCAGACGACCAAGCTCAAGACTAGCGAGACGGCGGTAGCTACAATACGGGCCACGAAGCCAAACATAGATTGTCCACTTGTCGGGTTCATGCCGATCACAATGACAATCATAGCCCAGATGCACCTTTGGCGAATGAAGAAGTTCTGCGTTTGATGCAAAAACGCCAATATGCCAACGGAGAATGCAGCGGCCGCAACGCGAAATCCGAAAATACTATACTCCGACTTGATGACATGCGAGATAAAGCGAATGATAGTGCTCGCTTTCTCCAGAAGGTTAGCTGGAGGTAGATGCTCGGGATCAGGGAATCGGTCGGGCTCATCCTCTGCATGGATCGAGGCGGGATTGGCCTGGGAAGGCTGCCTGCTGTCCGAGCCTCTCGACTTATCCTTCTCAGACTTTAAGGATAGCCATCCTCGTATAGAATTTTGCATGGGGAAGATTGGTCCGCTCTTTTTCATTGTTCCATCCGCAACCTTGCTATCTGCAAACTTGATTAGTTCGAGCACTCCGTTGAGAAGACTCTCCTGCAGATGGCCCATGTACAGAATCAGGAAAAACTCCTGCCTGACGTCGGAGTCAGGTATCACAGCTCTAGAGTCATTGGATATGTCGTCGACCTTTTCTGACGCCGAGAATGCTTCAAGACTCGCTAAAGATCGTGGGAGCTCCTTGCGTCGTTCGAAGTACTTGCTCATTTCTTGCTCGAATCGAGAAGTGAAGTTTGAATCAAGTGGACTAATCGCCTCGCCTTTGGACTCCTCATCACCGGATTCGTTGCGCTTGCTCTCTAGTTGCTTAGGCTTGGCCAGCTCCAATGCCAACAAAACATATTGCAGTCCTCCCGTTGTTAGACTGGTCGCATCCGCCAAACGGTCATGGAGAGTCCCCgaaaccttctccatctctgaTTGCTTCAGTAACTCATCTCCACGTTCACCATCCGACCCCCTGTCATTCTCCCGTGACCCTTCGTTCTTGATGATCATATCCAGAACCTCCGGAAGCTGAACCATTCCAGCCAGAGGCAACAAAATGCTTCGTAATAACCCTCCAATACGGTTGAGATCGCTCGCGGACAACTTTCCCCAAGCAAACTCATCATTAGCATAAAATAGATCGGACTGTAGTTTCCCATGAAGAGCATTCAATTTCGTGATTGACGCCGTAAGCTGTTTCTTCCGTGCCTCTAAATCAGATCCAGGATTATTCTCAACATCACGAATAGTCTGAGCAGTTCGTGTCCTGTTCAAGAGTCCCTGACCTCCTGTCAGTAGCTGAGGTGTACGCTCCACGAACGCCATTTGGGATTGAAGGACTGCATCAATCTGCGCCACATAGCCCTTGATGTCGTGGAAAACGTTACGTCGGCTGGTAATGGGTAATATCAATAAGGATACACCTGTCGCAATGGCGAAACCGATCATGAAGCCCTTCAAAAGTCTCGAGACGAATGCCAAACCGTCGGATACCGTCACGAAGGTCCCGGCGCGTGTGATGGTGACAGATGCAAAGATGGAAAAGGCGACCATGGGATCCTGCAGTTCCATAGGGCGCCATGCACGGATGGTGTTAGCGACCCTGCTCTGGTATTAGTATATAACCCAACATGACTTTACTAAGGTAGCCAAATATCTCGTCATATAATGATTGACGCGGACGAATAGAGGACACAACGAACCATATCATAAAGATCAGCCAGATGGCAGACACAGCACAGGCGTCACTACTATATCCATTCTTAACACTCTCATTGGCATCCGGAGGAGTATTGTGCTCTCTTGCTTTGACAGCACAGTAGATTGTAAGGCAGCAAAGGGAAGCCGAAACGCATGTTGATAGGAGATTGAAGAACATGATCTTCATGAACTTGGCGCGTGGGGTCAAAGCTTGCGACAATATTGAGATGAGGGCGGATAAATATCCGATTGTCAATGTGATGTCCGCGACTGCATCGCTTTGGTATCTGTAGCTAATTAACCATCGTGTTCTGTGCTCCGTGGAGGTTGTATACGGACATTGCGATCACGATGGTCGGTGGTAATGCACCTTTCAGCATCATGAGGAAGGACCGTGAGTCCAGCCCCAGACGTGATTTCCATGTTAACGGGTTTAAAATACTTGAGATACTTAGTATTGCTCTAATTTATGGCGAGTGAGTTGCTTACCTTAAGAGTTTAGATGGTTTCGAGTTATTACTGTTCGTTTGAGGAGCCATGCTTGTTACAGCGGACTGCTAACCCACTCCGTTCTTGTTATGCAGTCACCGTCGCGGTATATGTTACATGAAGGTTAAGATGTGATAAAAGGAAAAGTTTTCAAATCTAGATTTAGCTACCAGTATCAAGAACTCTAAATAACGCGAATTAAAATCGGCGGCTGCAAGCGGATCGGGTTACCGTGCCTGAAATCCATGGCGCGTGCCGAGCTAAATGCCGATAGCTGGTTAGAAAAGTCCCTGCGCTGGGGATTGTCCCCTTCTTAAGAGCTTCTTAAGAATCAAGATTCCGCTAACACAATATCTCGGGATATATTTCCGTGTACCCAAGATAACATGGATATGTACTGAATAGGAGGAATATAATACAGGTGGTTTGTGATTGACGATATGCACGTGACGGGTCAATTGGCTCCGAGAATTCTTTGAATCATGGACTAATTTAGGGAAACTTGGCGAAAAGTCAAATACATGGacagagaagaggaaggtaaTCGAGATCAGATTAAATGACAGCAATACTAGGGAATATATCCAAGATTAG from Aspergillus flavus chromosome 7, complete sequence carries:
- a CDS encoding uncharacterized protein (of unknown function-domain containing protein); this translates as MEITSGAGLTVLPHDAERYQSDAVADITLTIGYLSALISILSQALTPRAKFMKIMFFNLLSTCVSASLCCLTIYCAVKAREHNTPPDANESVKNGYSSDACAVSAIWLIFMIWVANTIRAWRPMELQDPMVAFSIFASVTITRAGTFVTVSDGLAFVSRLLKGFMIGFAIATGVSLLILPITSRRNVFHDIKGYVAQIDAVLQSQMAFVERTPQLLTGGQGLLNRTRTAQTIRDVENNPGSDLEARKKQLTASITKLNALHGKLQSDLFYANDEFAWGKLSASDLNRIGGLLRSILLPLAGMVQLPEVLDMIIKNEGSRENDRGSDGERGDELLKQSEMEKVSGTLHDRLADATSLTTGGLQYVLLALELAKPKQLESKRNESGDEESKGEAISPLDSNFTSRFEQEMSKYFERRKELPRSLASLEAFSASEKVDDISNDSRAVIPDSDVRQEFFLILYMGHLQESLLNGVLELIKFADSKVADGTMKKSGPIFPMQNSIRGWLSLKSEKDKSRGSDSRQPSQANPASIHAEDEPDRFPDPEHLPPANLLEKASTIIRFISHVIKSEYSIFGFRVAAAAFSVGILAFLHQTQNFFIRQRCIWAMIVIVIGMNPTSGQSMFGFVARIVATAVSLVLSLVVWYIVDQKTPGVIVFLYLANVFEYYFYVNVPQYFGPSIISIVTLNVIVGYELQVRKLGMEVATSNGQPYYPIYIFGPYKLAAVAAGCAISFFWVIFPYPITAKSTLRKSVGRALFVLAKFYSCMHTTVELWLHGELSNGQDTRSASYKLETSGHKIFKEEMMLLNQLRTYSHFSTYEPPIGGKFPKETYDHIISEIQRMLTSMALMAHTTQHLNVSSRETESSRNSGERWVSQLASIALQSADFHSHSLTSLLCHLSASLANAQPLPPYLSVGDSFPLARHLQRIDGELLSIRHVQDPAFSAFVTLEVLRSVVGFTLRDLLSNVKTLVGELKFDNYSRGTLEDAESARLLSTNTEP